CCTGGTGATTGCTTGCCTCGACGTAGAGCGGCTCGCTCGCGCTGGCCGGCTCCAGTGTTGCCGTGGCTTCCCGCACGGCCTTGGGTGTGTGGCGGCCGTGGTGGACCTTCTTGCGGTCCTTTGCACGGCGAAGCCGTTCGAGCAGCTTGTTGTACGCAAGATCGAAGGCAGCGAATTTGTCAGCGGCTGTGGCCTCGGCACGGATAACGGGGCCTCGGCCCAGGACTGTCACTTCGACGGTGAGCTGGCCCGGCGTCTGCCGGGGATTGGTTTCCTTGGAAACCTTGGCGTCTACTCGCTGGACCTTATCCCCCAGCGATTCAATCTTCGAGATTTTTTCGCCGGCGTATTCGCGAAAGCGGTCAGAAACTGTCAGATTTCGTCCGCTGATCATGAACTCCATGGTGCCCTCCAAATAACTCGGTGACACGACAACGACTCTGTTGGGGGCTGGTCTGACGGACAGTCGAGCCCCTTTCCGAGCCGCTATCGACAGGTACATCTGTTCTTGGTACCCACAACCGACGTTAGTTCATCGTCACGTGTTATTCATCCTTTAGCCGTTTATTTTTTGATTTTGTCTTATCAACCACCCTGGGGTCGTCGCCGGTCACTACGGAGGCGTAGGCTGGTGGCCTCGTGGCCGCGAGAACCACGGCGCCGCAAACCACACCGCCCGCCGCCGTCACGGCCCGCGCCGCCTCGGCAAGGGTGGCCCCCGTAGTGAGCACGTCGTCGATCAGGATGCACCGTGCACCTTTGAGCTCCTTGGACCATCGATGCCGCACACGCATGGATCCCCTCACCCTGCTGGCCCTTCCGCCCCGCCCCAGCCCCTTTTGCCCGCCCTGATCGTTGCCGGCGTCACGGCCCAACACGACGTTGGCAAGCCAGGCAACAAGGTTGCCGGGTGAGAACCGGCTGAGCCCGTGCCGGATCGGACGTGCCGTCTTCACAAGCGCATCCAAGGCAGGGCATTGCGGATGCATCCTCCGCAGCCGCATCCAGAGGAGCAGGAGGTGCACAGGGCTGAATCCGCGCTTCGCGAACGCTGATGTACTGGTTGGTACCGGGACAAGGCGATAGCCCTGCTGGCCACCGGTGGCAGAGGCCACGGCCTTGCCAAGGCAGGTGGCCAGTACACCGGCCAGCCGCCACTGGCCATAGTGCTTGAAAGAAAGCAGGCACTGCGCCAACTCATCGCGGTACGGCCCGGCAGCCACCACCCCGATCTTCGCCGTGCCATCAACGTCGACCAAGGCCGGGGCCTCCTGCTCCGCCCGAAAGGGCTCCCTGCACAGTTGGCGGACCCGCTTTGCGCACGATCCGCAGAGGACGGTGTCTTCGGCATTGCAGCAGACGCACTCCACAGGGACCAGCAGGGCAAGCAGTTCAGCCAGGGTCTTTTGGAGCGCGAAAAGCACCCTGCCGATGGGTTGCCTGTCCAGCCCACGATAACGTGCACGGCCAGTGACCGGTGCCCGGAGGTCAGGGTCTTCGCGACGACGGCGGCCGGCGGCCTTTGGGGCGGGAGGGAAGGAAGTCATTCGGTCAGCCTGCGCCAGCCCCCGGGTGCGCGGAAGGCCGTCGGCGCCGTATGTGGAAAAGTGGCCCGAATGCGGCCGGACGAAGACGTCAGCCAGGAAACGCCGGTTCCGTGGGTCCTTTGAGTTGGAGCTCCCAGCCGTTGCCGACCCGCTGGAAAATCCCTGCATCCGACTGACCATAGATCTGCTCAGATCCGTTGCCGGCACTGAGAGTGGTCAGGCCGTCCCACGGAGCGAGTTGCTGGGGTTCCCCCGAAGCCAAACTGAGCAATTCCGGAACCACGGTGGCCGTCGCCGAACCGGACATCACGGCAACTGTTGAGCCGTTGATCCACACGCCCTGATTTGCCGTACCGGTGCTTAGGAGGGTGACCGGAG
This Paenarthrobacter sp. GOM3 DNA region includes the following protein-coding sequences:
- the hpf gene encoding ribosome hibernation-promoting factor, HPF/YfiA family; the encoded protein is MEFMISGRNLTVSDRFREYAGEKISKIESLGDKVQRVDAKVSKETNPRQTPGQLTVEVTVLGRGPVIRAEATAADKFAAFDLAYNKLLERLRRAKDRKKVHHGRHTPKAVREATATLEPASASEPLYVEASNHQESEPQTDERSPYEIENDIPAGDSPVLIRRKVFPAASLTLDDAVDSMELVGHNFYLFLDKETNAPSVVYRRSGWTYGVITLDSTCEPGEEAVEEKIHAYRSDDQAATAK
- a CDS encoding ComF family protein, which codes for MTSFPPAPKAAGRRRREDPDLRAPVTGRARYRGLDRQPIGRVLFALQKTLAELLALLVPVECVCCNAEDTVLCGSCAKRVRQLCREPFRAEQEAPALVDVDGTAKIGVVAAGPYRDELAQCLLSFKHYGQWRLAGVLATCLGKAVASATGGQQGYRLVPVPTSTSAFAKRGFSPVHLLLLWMRLRRMHPQCPALDALVKTARPIRHGLSRFSPGNLVAWLANVVLGRDAGNDQGGQKGLGRGGRASRVRGSMRVRHRWSKELKGARCILIDDVLTTGATLAEAARAVTAAGGVVCGAVVLAATRPPAYASVVTGDDPRVVDKTKSKNKRLKDE